One stretch of Saccharopolyspora erythraea DNA includes these proteins:
- a CDS encoding HAD family hydrolase yields MRKPGLVASDVDGTLLDSMERVSSRTAATVRRVMADDVPFVLVTGRPPRWMPSVVAGLGVSGVAVCANGAVLYDTTADAVLASTEIDTVTLHDVVHELHHEMPGCAVAVERTTGGANDRVHEQFLAEEDFRQVWPNSDIHVAAPDELVGKPAVKLLVLHDRMNSAQMAAIAEEVVGDRLEMTYSTGAGMIEFSAAGVDKASGLRSVAADLGVDQADVIAFGDMPNDVSMLSWAGHGVAMRNAHEAALAVADEVTATNNDNGVAQVLERWW; encoded by the coding sequence GTGCGCAAACCTGGCCTGGTGGCTTCGGACGTCGACGGAACGCTGCTCGACTCGATGGAGCGGGTGAGCTCCCGCACCGCCGCGACGGTGCGGCGGGTCATGGCCGACGACGTCCCCTTCGTGCTGGTGACGGGCAGGCCACCGCGCTGGATGCCGTCGGTGGTGGCCGGCCTCGGCGTGTCCGGGGTGGCGGTGTGCGCCAACGGCGCCGTGCTCTACGACACCACCGCCGACGCGGTGCTCGCGAGCACCGAGATCGACACCGTGACGCTGCACGACGTGGTCCACGAGCTGCACCACGAGATGCCCGGCTGCGCCGTCGCGGTGGAGCGCACGACCGGCGGCGCCAACGACCGCGTGCACGAGCAGTTCCTCGCCGAGGAGGACTTCCGGCAGGTCTGGCCCAACTCCGACATCCACGTCGCCGCCCCCGACGAGCTCGTCGGCAAGCCCGCGGTGAAGCTGCTGGTGCTGCACGACCGGATGAACAGCGCCCAGATGGCAGCGATCGCCGAGGAGGTCGTCGGCGACCGCCTGGAGATGACCTACTCCACCGGCGCCGGGATGATCGAGTTCTCCGCCGCGGGTGTGGACAAGGCGAGCGGGCTGCGCTCGGTCGCCGCCGATCTCGGGGTGGACCAGGCCGACGTCATCGCCTTCGGCGACATGCCCAACGACGTTTCGATGCTCTCCTGGGCGGGGCACGGCGTGGCGATGCGCAACGCCCACGAGGCGGCCCTGGCGGTCGCCGACGAGGTCACCGCCACCAACAACGACAACGGTGTGGCGCAGGTGCTGGAACGCTGGTGGTGA
- the glf gene encoding UDP-galactopyranose mutase, with the protein MSFAGYDLIVVGSGFFGLTIAERTATQLDKRVLVLDRRDHIGGNAYSEAEPETGIEVHRYGAHLFHTSNKRVWDYVNQFTDFTDYQHRVFTRHQGQIYSMPMNLGLLCQFFGRAFTPDEAKALVAEQAAEIDTADAQNLEEKAISLIGRPLYEAFIKGYTAKQWQTDPKELPAGNITRLPVRYNFNNRYFNDSYEGLPVDGYTAWLEKMAEHPNIDVRLSTDYFDVRGDLPEGVPVIYTGPLDRYFDYVEGELGWRTLDFETEVVNTGDFQGTSVMNYADEEVPYTRIHEFRHFHPERDYPKDKTVVVREYSRFAESGDEPYYPINTPEDRSKLEAYRELAKKEAKERKVVFGGRLGTYKYLDMHMAIGSALSMFDNKIAPYFTEGRSLDGSLED; encoded by the coding sequence GTGAGCTTCGCAGGCTATGACCTGATCGTTGTGGGTTCCGGCTTCTTCGGACTGACGATCGCAGAGCGCACCGCGACCCAGCTGGACAAGCGGGTGCTGGTGCTGGACCGACGTGACCACATCGGCGGCAACGCCTATTCGGAGGCGGAGCCCGAAACCGGTATCGAGGTGCACCGCTACGGTGCGCACCTGTTCCACACCTCGAACAAGCGCGTGTGGGACTACGTGAACCAGTTCACCGACTTCACCGACTATCAGCACCGGGTGTTCACCAGGCATCAGGGGCAGATTTACTCGATGCCGATGAACTTGGGCCTGCTGTGCCAGTTCTTCGGCCGCGCGTTCACGCCGGACGAGGCCAAGGCGCTGGTCGCCGAGCAGGCAGCCGAGATCGACACCGCTGACGCGCAGAACCTCGAGGAGAAGGCCATCTCGCTGATCGGCCGTCCCCTCTACGAGGCGTTCATCAAGGGGTACACGGCCAAGCAGTGGCAGACCGACCCCAAGGAGCTGCCCGCGGGCAACATCACGCGGCTGCCCGTTCGCTACAACTTCAACAACAGGTACTTCAACGACAGCTACGAGGGTCTGCCGGTCGACGGCTACACCGCGTGGCTGGAGAAGATGGCCGAGCACCCGAACATCGACGTGCGTTTGAGCACGGACTACTTCGACGTGCGCGGCGACCTGCCCGAGGGCGTGCCGGTGATCTACACCGGGCCGCTGGACCGCTACTTCGACTACGTCGAGGGCGAGCTGGGCTGGCGGACGCTGGACTTCGAGACCGAGGTCGTGAACACCGGGGACTTCCAGGGCACGTCGGTGATGAACTACGCCGACGAGGAGGTGCCCTACACCCGGATCCACGAGTTCCGGCACTTCCACCCGGAGCGGGACTACCCGAAGGACAAGACCGTGGTGGTCCGGGAGTACTCGCGGTTCGCCGAGAGCGGCGACGAGCCGTACTACCCGATCAACACGCCCGAGGACCGCAGCAAGCTGGAGGCCTACCGCGAGCTGGCCAAGAAGGAGGCCAAGGAGCGCAAGGTCGTCTTCGGCGGACGGCTCGGGACCTACAAGTACCTGGACATGCACATGGCGATCGGTTCGGCACTGAGCATGTTCGACAACAAGATCGCCCCGTATTTCACCGAGGGCCGTTCGCTGGACGGCTCCCTGGAGGACTGA
- a CDS encoding peptidoglycan recognition protein family protein translates to MRLGLTFPCVLLLTAALATTVRAEPPEAPTGTVVVPLGDSPSRGGEREVRLDQPFSMVGLTWSGEAPDRVELRPLTEGGWGTWTDAELTSARGSEPVWTGRTTGVQVRATRGGDDVTGELRLVALRPSAGSAPVAAPPPGAPAPDPTPEPTAAPSSLPEAPSSAAGPSSAVATPRHASAPPPLVRRADWGADERSMTWTPQPTETRAAVVHHTAGTNDYGCADSAAIVRGIFEYHAVHLGWGDIGYHALVDKCGTIFEGRAQGLERDVIGGHAMGFNPNTFGVAMLGSFQDVVPTSEALTATGAIIGWKLRESGVAPDSAVELVSTGGKGSLHPPGAGVRLPAIFAHRDVGQTLCPGQLAYDRLDEIRSAALG, encoded by the coding sequence ATGCGTCTGGGGCTGACCTTCCCGTGCGTCCTGCTGCTGACCGCCGCACTGGCCACGACCGTCCGGGCCGAGCCGCCGGAAGCACCGACCGGCACGGTGGTCGTGCCGCTGGGTGATTCGCCGAGCCGCGGCGGGGAGCGCGAGGTGCGCCTCGACCAGCCGTTCAGCATGGTCGGGCTCACCTGGTCCGGCGAGGCACCCGACCGCGTCGAGCTGCGGCCGCTGACCGAGGGCGGCTGGGGCACCTGGACCGACGCCGAGCTGACCTCCGCGCGGGGCAGCGAGCCGGTGTGGACCGGCCGCACGACAGGGGTGCAGGTCCGGGCCACCCGCGGTGGCGACGACGTGACCGGTGAGCTGCGGCTGGTCGCCCTCCGGCCGTCGGCGGGCAGCGCGCCGGTCGCCGCGCCGCCTCCCGGGGCTCCGGCGCCGGACCCGACGCCCGAACCCACCGCCGCGCCGTCGTCGCTCCCTGAGGCGCCGTCGTCCGCGGCCGGACCGTCGTCCGCCGTCGCGACGCCGCGGCACGCGTCCGCACCGCCGCCACTGGTGCGGCGCGCCGACTGGGGCGCCGATGAGCGGAGCATGACGTGGACGCCGCAGCCCACCGAGACCAGGGCGGCGGTCGTGCACCACACGGCGGGCACCAACGACTACGGCTGCGCCGACTCGGCCGCGATCGTGCGCGGCATCTTCGAGTACCACGCGGTGCACCTGGGCTGGGGCGACATCGGCTACCACGCGCTGGTCGACAAGTGCGGCACCATCTTCGAGGGCCGGGCGCAGGGGCTGGAGCGCGACGTGATCGGCGGTCACGCCATGGGTTTCAACCCGAACACCTTCGGTGTGGCGATGCTCGGCAGCTTCCAGGACGTCGTCCCCACCTCCGAGGCGCTCACCGCCACGGGCGCCATCATCGGCTGGAAGCTCCGCGAGTCGGGGGTCGCGCCGGATTCCGCGGTGGAGCTGGTGTCGACCGGAGGCAAGGGGTCGCTGCACCCGCCGGGCGCGGGCGTCCGGCTGCCTGCGATCTTCGCCCACCGCGATGTCGGGCAGACGCTTTGCCCAGGTCAGCTGGCCTACGACCGGCTCGACGAGATCCGCTCCGCCGCCCTGGGCTGA
- a CDS encoding glycosyltransferase, translated as MTDRTTEAPTAAAGESKLSDVASVRAGGSQVAAEQVLQRVVFPRDEDPLDVRALYIDEPETLSSSATVVSRRSVRVPSHSKLSFASYFNAFPASYWKRWTKVSEVVLRLKVKGAGRLDVYRSKPNGDSVHLQGTHVSSQDSWTDLEFRVSLTPFEDGGWIWFDVFTNDASLEVDEAAWTTDLDLPRQKVVVGTTTIRPADCVTALKTLGEDPQVLDVVERVVVADQGPQKIRDTEGFDEAAARLGDKLQVIEQANLGGAGGFGRVMYEGVYNSDAAQVMLIDDDIALEPDGVLRANAFARASSQPVIVGGQMLNLQARSRLHTMGEVVDIGGAMWRPAPGAVTDHDFAKKPLRRSKKVHQRIHANYNGWWMCLFPREVIERTGLPLPLFIKWDDAEYSLRAGGHGYPTVTLPGAAIWHMPWTDKNDATDWTAYFHTRNRLILAALHSPDEVKVPIVKQGLKLALRHLLSMEYSTVAVQQKALEDFMAGPEGLFESLRTALPEVRELRKHYEDAQTLPSAREFPPPSADPVMAEGLLKPPVNPAVIAARASKALLHNLKEPNREAADRPQLNVPAASARWFLLGNLDSATVSNADGSGVAFRRRNPEEFRRLGLRAMANYRRLGKEWSRLREAYRAALPELTSAESWKQVFDQK; from the coding sequence GTGACCGACCGGACCACTGAAGCCCCAACCGCGGCGGCGGGGGAGAGCAAGCTCAGCGACGTCGCGTCGGTGCGCGCCGGCGGTTCGCAGGTGGCCGCCGAGCAGGTGCTCCAGCGCGTCGTGTTCCCCCGCGACGAGGACCCGCTGGACGTCCGCGCGCTCTACATCGACGAGCCCGAGACGCTGTCCAGCTCGGCCACCGTCGTCTCGCGGCGCTCGGTGCGGGTCCCCTCGCACAGCAAGCTCTCGTTCGCCTCGTACTTCAACGCCTTCCCCGCGAGCTACTGGAAGCGCTGGACGAAGGTCAGCGAGGTCGTGCTGCGGCTGAAGGTCAAGGGGGCCGGTCGGCTCGACGTCTACCGCTCCAAGCCCAACGGTGACAGCGTGCACCTGCAGGGCACCCACGTCAGCAGCCAGGACAGCTGGACCGACCTGGAGTTCCGGGTGTCGCTGACGCCGTTCGAGGACGGCGGCTGGATCTGGTTCGACGTGTTCACCAACGACGCCTCGCTGGAGGTCGACGAGGCGGCGTGGACCACGGACCTGGACCTGCCCAGGCAGAAGGTCGTGGTCGGCACCACCACCATCCGCCCGGCCGACTGCGTGACCGCGCTGAAGACGCTGGGCGAGGACCCGCAGGTCCTCGACGTGGTGGAGCGCGTCGTGGTCGCCGACCAGGGTCCCCAGAAGATCCGCGACACCGAGGGCTTCGACGAGGCCGCCGCCCGGCTCGGCGACAAGCTCCAGGTGATCGAGCAGGCCAACCTCGGCGGTGCCGGAGGCTTCGGCCGGGTGATGTACGAAGGCGTCTACAACTCCGACGCCGCGCAGGTCATGCTGATCGACGACGACATCGCCCTGGAGCCCGACGGCGTGCTGCGGGCGAACGCCTTCGCCCGCGCGTCGTCGCAGCCGGTCATCGTCGGTGGCCAGATGCTCAACCTGCAGGCCCGCTCGCGCCTGCACACCATGGGCGAGGTCGTCGACATCGGCGGCGCGATGTGGCGGCCGGCGCCGGGCGCGGTGACCGACCACGACTTCGCCAAGAAGCCGCTGCGCCGCAGCAAGAAGGTGCACCAGCGCATCCACGCCAACTACAACGGCTGGTGGATGTGCCTGTTCCCGCGCGAGGTGATCGAGCGCACCGGCCTGCCGCTGCCGCTGTTCATCAAGTGGGACGACGCGGAGTACTCGCTGCGCGCCGGCGGCCACGGCTACCCGACGGTGACGCTGCCGGGTGCGGCGATCTGGCACATGCCGTGGACCGACAAGAACGACGCGACCGACTGGACCGCGTACTTCCACACCCGCAACCGCCTGATCCTCGCCGCGCTGCACAGCCCGGACGAGGTGAAGGTCCCGATCGTCAAGCAGGGCCTCAAGCTGGCGCTGCGCCACCTGCTGTCGATGGAGTACTCGACGGTCGCGGTGCAGCAGAAGGCCCTGGAGGACTTCATGGCCGGGCCGGAGGGGCTCTTCGAGTCCCTGCGCACGGCGCTGCCCGAGGTCCGCGAGCTGCGCAAGCACTACGAGGACGCGCAGACCCTGCCGTCGGCCCGGGAGTTCCCGCCGCCGTCGGCCGACCCGGTGATGGCCGAGGGCCTGCTCAAGCCGCCGGTGAACCCGGCGGTGATCGCCGCCCGCGCGTCCAAGGCGCTGCTGCACAACCTCAAGGAGCCGAACCGGGAGGCGGCGGACCGGCCGCAGCTCAACGTGCCCGCCGCCAGCGCCCGCTGGTTCCTGCTCGGCAACCTCGACAGCGCGACGGTGTCCAACGCCGACGGCAGCGGGGTGGCGTTCCGCCGCCGCAACCCGGAGGAGTTCCGCAGGCTCGGCCTCCGGGCGATGGCCAACTACCGCAGGCTGGGCAAGGAGTGGTCCCGGCTGCGGGAGGCGTACCGTGCGGCCCTGCCCGAACTCACCAGCGCCGAGTCCTGGAAACAGGTCTTCGACCAGAAGTGA
- a CDS encoding phosphatase PAP2 family protein, whose translation MAADLTTAAPAEPQDSAQTDEAKSTVTPETVALRKVQGALAKPQVVKAARAMSLFGEHAGGWLAIGAVGALVDRKRRGEWITAAAGVALAHGASIGVKRVVRRRRPADPQVEVLVGTPSKLSFPSSHATSTTAAAVLYGGLTGKKLTPVLVPPMMVSRLVLGVHYPSDVVAGSALGGVVAWAVRRFIRRRRNRG comes from the coding sequence GTGGCTGCAGACCTGACCACGGCGGCTCCTGCCGAACCGCAGGATTCCGCACAGACAGACGAGGCGAAGTCGACGGTCACCCCCGAAACCGTCGCGTTGCGCAAGGTGCAGGGCGCGCTGGCCAAGCCGCAGGTGGTCAAGGCCGCGCGCGCGATGTCGCTGTTCGGCGAGCACGCGGGCGGCTGGCTGGCCATCGGCGCCGTCGGTGCGCTGGTCGACCGCAAGCGCCGCGGTGAGTGGATCACCGCGGCCGCGGGCGTCGCCCTCGCGCACGGCGCATCCATCGGGGTCAAGCGGGTGGTGCGCAGGCGCCGCCCGGCCGACCCGCAGGTCGAGGTGCTGGTCGGCACCCCGAGCAAGCTGAGCTTCCCGTCCTCGCACGCGACGTCCACGACGGCCGCCGCGGTGCTTTACGGCGGGTTGACGGGTAAGAAGCTGACCCCGGTGCTGGTGCCGCCGATGATGGTCAGCCGACTCGTCCTGGGGGTTCACTATCCGAGCGACGTGGTCGCCGGTTCCGCGCTCGGCGGTGTCGTGGCGTGGGCCGTCCGGCGATTCATCAGACGGCGGAGGAACCGTGGCTGA
- a CDS encoding DUF397 domain-containing protein: MSDLRWRKSSRSGSGASECVELAIEDLRTHIRDTKDRDGGTLRVTRRAWASFLGEVKSGGLDVRR, translated from the coding sequence ATGTCGGACTTGAGATGGCGCAAGAGCAGTCGTAGCGGGAGCGGGGCCAGCGAGTGCGTTGAGCTGGCGATCGAGGACTTACGGACCCACATCCGCGACACCAAGGACAGGGACGGGGGCACGCTGCGCGTGACTCGCCGGGCGTGGGCGAGCTTCCTCGGTGAGGTCAAGAGCGGTGGGTTGGACGTGCGCCGCTAG
- a CDS encoding helix-turn-helix domain-containing protein, whose amino-acid sequence MIENGDRLRRMPATPTRRKRRLGQLLLGLRDRAAKSLADSSELLRVAESTVSRYETGHVRPGWATMQALLAFYGAEDHERVEAAAMWEDAAEQATRVVTPAGSSKALRAFLRAENEADTARHLEPLVIPGLLQTHAYARALNLTGQQFHSTPPQRYVTARLSRQARLSPPSPMNYHALIDEGVIRRVVGGPEVMVEQLRHLLVMAERDNVTLQIVPFGIGAYATMTGGFVILGYQDAADPPAVYVASAAGGNWVENGDDVTRFADTFDEVTKLALSTDESSNLIRSQVGALDVGLEMAQEQS is encoded by the coding sequence TTGATCGAAAACGGCGATAGGCTCAGGCGCATGCCAGCCACGCCCACCCGGCGCAAACGCCGACTCGGACAACTCCTCCTCGGTCTTCGGGACCGTGCCGCGAAATCACTCGCGGATTCCAGCGAACTGCTGCGCGTTGCCGAATCGACGGTGTCACGGTACGAAACCGGTCACGTGCGGCCGGGCTGGGCCACGATGCAGGCACTGCTGGCGTTCTACGGCGCGGAAGACCACGAACGCGTCGAAGCCGCGGCGATGTGGGAGGACGCGGCGGAACAGGCGACGCGAGTGGTGACCCCGGCGGGAAGTTCCAAGGCACTGCGAGCATTCCTCCGCGCGGAGAACGAAGCCGATACGGCACGTCATCTGGAACCGCTCGTGATCCCCGGGCTTCTTCAGACCCACGCGTACGCCCGCGCCCTCAACCTCACCGGTCAGCAGTTCCACAGCACTCCGCCGCAGCGGTACGTGACCGCACGGTTGAGCAGGCAGGCGAGGTTGTCGCCGCCCTCCCCGATGAACTACCACGCGCTGATCGACGAAGGAGTGATCCGGCGCGTCGTCGGAGGACCGGAGGTCATGGTCGAACAGCTGCGCCACCTGCTGGTCATGGCCGAACGGGACAACGTGACCTTGCAGATCGTGCCGTTCGGCATCGGCGCTTACGCCACCATGACCGGCGGCTTCGTGATCCTCGGTTACCAGGACGCGGCGGATCCGCCCGCCGTCTACGTGGCCTCCGCCGCAGGCGGCAACTGGGTGGAGAATGGTGACGACGTGACCAGGTTCGCGGACACGTTCGACGAGGTCACCAAGTTGGCGCTGAGCACCGACGAGTCGTCGAACCTGATCCGCTCGCAGGTAGGGGCTCTAGATGTCGGACTTGAGATGGCGCAAGAGCAGTCGTAG
- a CDS encoding VC0807 family protein, protein MTTSQYRTTTAGTRLAGSPDERPTMTLPQTQSTTSPQAESPSAVRKFLKIFGGLLVDVGLPMAAYYGLRSYGFSEHVSLLAGAGVAGVRLLFGVFRAGKLEPFAGFMLLTYLLALPLVLISGDDRTLIIKDSLGTGITGLIFLASCFVGKPAMFHAGRRFRSAGDNVEEWEGLWGTNPGFRRTFTLMTAVWAVVLLAEAAVRVGLAFVLPIDVMVALSAVLGMGTIALLLTWTIIYGARRQRRLKQAAHAG, encoded by the coding sequence ATGACGACTTCGCAGTACCGCACGACAACCGCCGGTACGAGGCTCGCCGGCTCGCCCGACGAAAGGCCCACGATGACCCTGCCCCAGACGCAGTCGACGACCTCGCCGCAGGCCGAGTCGCCCTCGGCGGTCCGCAAGTTCCTGAAGATCTTCGGCGGGCTGCTGGTGGACGTGGGTCTGCCCATGGCGGCCTACTACGGGCTGCGCTCCTACGGTTTCAGCGAGCACGTGTCGCTGCTCGCCGGTGCCGGGGTGGCCGGCGTGCGGCTGCTGTTCGGCGTGTTCCGGGCCGGGAAGCTCGAGCCGTTCGCGGGCTTCATGCTGCTGACATACCTGCTCGCGCTCCCGCTCGTCCTGATCTCCGGGGACGACCGCACCCTCATCATCAAGGACTCGCTGGGCACCGGTATCACCGGGCTGATCTTCCTCGCGAGCTGCTTCGTCGGGAAGCCCGCGATGTTCCACGCCGGAAGGCGGTTCCGTTCCGCCGGTGACAACGTCGAGGAGTGGGAGGGCCTTTGGGGAACGAACCCGGGCTTCCGCCGCACCTTCACCCTCATGACCGCGGTGTGGGCGGTCGTGCTGCTCGCCGAAGCGGCCGTGCGCGTCGGGCTCGCCTTCGTGCTGCCCATCGACGTGATGGTCGCGTTGTCCGCGGTGCTCGGCATGGGAACGATCGCGCTGCTGCTGACCTGGACGATCATCTACGGTGCCCGACGGCAACGGCGTCTCAAGCAGGCCGCGCACGCCGGATGA
- a CDS encoding LLM class flavin-dependent oxidoreductase: MRVGIVILPEHRWWAAEPLWRMAEEYGFAHAWTYDHIGWRPGLERPWFDAVTTLTAAATVTSTLRIGTFASSPDFRHPVHYARQLTALDDISDGRFTLGLAAGGVGFDAHVLGGSELPASARVDRFAEFVEVLDQVLVHDSTTYRGEYFTAVDARRAPGCVQPPRMPFAIAANGTRMMRLTARYGRGWIAAGGYTDDLNTWWRAVADLSMRFTDVVAEEGGDPARIDRYLSLDAAPVYSLSSVEYFREVVGRADELGFTDVISHWPRPEEPFAGKESTVEEIASEVLPEL, from the coding sequence GTGCGCGTAGGAATCGTGATTCTGCCCGAGCACCGTTGGTGGGCGGCTGAACCGCTGTGGCGGATGGCGGAGGAGTACGGCTTCGCCCACGCCTGGACCTACGACCACATCGGCTGGCGGCCCGGCCTGGAGCGGCCGTGGTTCGACGCGGTCACCACGCTGACCGCGGCGGCGACGGTGACCAGCACGCTGCGCATCGGCACCTTCGCGTCGTCGCCGGACTTCCGCCACCCGGTGCACTACGCCCGCCAGCTCACCGCGCTCGACGACATCTCCGACGGCCGCTTCACGCTCGGCCTCGCCGCAGGTGGCGTCGGCTTCGACGCGCACGTGCTCGGCGGCTCGGAGCTGCCCGCGAGCGCGCGGGTGGACCGCTTCGCCGAGTTCGTGGAGGTGCTGGACCAGGTCCTGGTGCACGACAGCACGACCTACCGCGGCGAGTACTTCACCGCCGTCGACGCCCGGCGCGCGCCCGGCTGCGTGCAGCCGCCCCGGATGCCGTTCGCCATCGCCGCCAACGGCACGCGGATGATGCGTCTGACCGCCAGGTACGGCCGGGGCTGGATCGCCGCGGGCGGCTACACCGACGACCTGAACACCTGGTGGCGCGCGGTGGCCGACCTGTCGATGCGCTTCACCGACGTGGTGGCCGAGGAGGGCGGCGACCCGGCGCGCATCGACCGGTACCTGTCGCTGGACGCGGCGCCGGTCTACTCGCTGTCCAGCGTGGAGTACTTCCGCGAGGTCGTCGGCCGGGCCGATGAGCTGGGCTTCACCGACGTGATCAGCCACTGGCCGCGGCCGGAGGAACCCTTCGCGGGCAAGGAGTCCACAGTGGAGGAGATCGCCTCCGAGGTGCTGCCGGAGCTGTGA
- a CDS encoding decaprenyl-phosphate phosphoribosyltransferase, with amino-acid sequence MADKKETAAVREDEAAESKEERTEAEQTEARAAEAKAEVEVDAEGTIGSEFGDEVLEPEATKVSDDPKDKSSDAYHAKVTAKAGTPAGLATGLVKELRPKQWVKNVLVLAAPFASGRLLETGVLLDAVLAFVVFSMAASGIYFINDAIDVEADRQHPTKRNRPIAAGLIPLPIAWVVAVVLLGGSLLISAFVSFPLVVVMAVYISVQLGYCFGLKHQPVIDLCIVASGFLLRLVAGGAAAVLEISQWFLLVTAFGSLFMVAGKRYAEVKLALETGAKIRKSLKAYSPSYLRFVWAISAAITIMSFALWAYDIREIEQSRWGLISIIPFVIAMLRYAVDVDRGVAGEPEEVALKDKVLLVLGVILAGFLFLAFYL; translated from the coding sequence GTGGCTGACAAGAAGGAAACCGCGGCCGTCCGGGAGGACGAGGCCGCCGAGAGCAAGGAAGAGCGGACCGAGGCCGAGCAGACCGAGGCCCGCGCCGCGGAGGCCAAGGCGGAGGTCGAGGTCGACGCCGAGGGCACGATCGGTTCGGAGTTCGGCGACGAGGTCCTCGAACCCGAGGCGACCAAGGTCTCCGACGACCCGAAGGACAAGTCGTCGGACGCCTACCACGCGAAGGTCACCGCGAAGGCGGGCACGCCCGCCGGCCTGGCCACCGGCCTGGTCAAGGAGCTGCGTCCCAAGCAGTGGGTCAAGAACGTCCTGGTGCTGGCCGCGCCATTCGCTTCCGGCCGGCTGCTGGAGACCGGCGTCCTGCTGGACGCGGTGCTCGCGTTCGTCGTCTTCTCGATGGCCGCGTCGGGCATCTACTTCATCAACGACGCGATCGACGTCGAGGCGGACCGGCAGCACCCGACCAAGCGCAACCGCCCGATCGCGGCGGGCCTGATCCCGCTGCCGATCGCATGGGTGGTCGCGGTGGTGCTGCTGGGCGGATCGCTGCTCATCTCGGCATTCGTCAGCTTCCCGCTGGTCGTCGTGATGGCGGTCTACATCTCGGTGCAGCTCGGCTACTGCTTCGGCCTCAAGCACCAGCCGGTGATCGACCTGTGCATCGTCGCCTCCGGCTTCCTGCTGCGGCTGGTGGCCGGTGGTGCGGCTGCCGTGCTGGAGATCTCGCAGTGGTTCCTGCTGGTCACCGCGTTCGGCTCGCTGTTCATGGTGGCGGGCAAGCGCTACGCCGAGGTGAAGCTGGCGCTGGAGACCGGCGCGAAGATCCGCAAGTCGCTGAAGGCGTACTCGCCCTCCTACCTGCGGTTCGTGTGGGCCATCTCGGCCGCGATCACGATCATGTCCTTCGCCCTGTGGGCCTACGACATCCGTGAGATCGAGCAGTCCCGCTGGGGCCTGATCTCGATCATCCCGTTCGTGATCGCCATGCTGCGCTACGCGGTCGACGTCGACCGCGGCGTCGCCGGCGAACCGGAGGAAGTGGCGCTGAAGGACAAGGTCCTGCTGGTCCTCGGCGTGATACTCGCGGGCTTCCTGTTCCTGGCGTTCTACCTGTAA